The following proteins come from a genomic window of Candidatus Sulfotelmatobacter sp.:
- a CDS encoding molybdenum cofactor biosynthesis protein MoaE: protein MAELVTAPIGLDAVLSRARRPDCGAVALFLGTTRDHHQGRRVLRLAYEAYEAMALRALEELERQTLARHEVATCVIVHRLGEVPLGEASVAVAVGAAHRGPAFEACRWAMDELKRTVPIWKKEFYAGGGEGWVEGTRLHRD, encoded by the coding sequence GTGGCTGAGCTGGTGACGGCCCCGATCGGTCTCGACGCGGTGTTGAGCCGCGCGAGGCGTCCCGATTGCGGGGCGGTGGCGCTCTTCCTCGGCACCACGCGCGATCACCATCAGGGACGGCGCGTGCTGCGGCTCGCCTACGAAGCCTACGAGGCCATGGCGCTGCGCGCGCTCGAGGAGCTCGAGCGGCAGACTCTGGCGCGCCACGAGGTCGCCACCTGCGTGATCGTCCATCGCCTCGGCGAGGTGCCGCTCGGCGAGGCGAGCGTGGCGGTGGCGGTGGGCGCCGCGCACCGTGGGCCAGCGTTTGAAGCCTGCCGCTGGGCGATGGACGAGCTGAAGCGCACGGTGCCGATCTGGAAGAAGGAGTTCTACGCCGGGGGCGGCGAAGGCTGGGTCGAGGGAACCCGGCTTCACCGGGACTAG
- a CDS encoding TonB-dependent receptor, with translation MPLRLRGFLLTLLLVGVCLSSPGLAQEKSTISGKVTDKKTGHALPFATITVVGAQRGALSDAEGQFVVSGVPVGTWEVRVQYLGYGPQSRPGVVVAAGKPTPVDFQLEEIVVHQEKVVEVTAERQLVEVKQAATVRSVSAKEIRNLPVTTVGDVLQQQAGISTDAEQIHVRGGRADETIFMVNGVANRDLVTGQSTAGQMNARSVSEVNVSTGAYDVKYGNALSGVVDIKLKEGTDKFEGGLTMGGGSYGQRNWQLIAGGPDPLWARLLDMLHMRPPGSMAAILDLSGSTYDTRYVAYIPGSIPRLKSSYEDSFFGIPFHYSDMWAPTEDNRWAARYGLNWKPNSSDKLSFNFSKRIAIDQGFSRTILTANGDLGDPAFPWLWAHRIDHASTFFEDNVQSSLLWRRTLSVSGYTELQVAHYFFAQRQDVGGKMWADANGNLQYVAPDDESYFPKGDPRRDDAFYDSGDNYQWSDRRTSSWGLTWGYTQRLHHNELEAGLEHQFQTVQYVDIEYPWVYDPSGLGQSHDLWSVHPWVGDAYLRDRLEYEGFVANIGARLDYWMVGREAESAMADTTRHNIPISERNSFYTDTYSFYGRRTKVHVSPRIMVAHPITENSSFFFNYGEFTQIPSYRYVYSKLGSISSESFPLQGNPNLNPQVSVNHEIGAKDQFLPNAAANLTFFVRDVYDYPSANLVTPLTGTNLQAYFVYLNGHFSRSKGVEVEVEKRPSNNWSAKLSYSYQQTKGKSGDPNQDTALQEIGGAALTRLSQVFVAWNRPHKLTANLDLRFNDTPPKDFEFLRRTGFNVYVQGTSGRAYTPYDINDQNPIGLPYSQNAPFQITTDVKLDRWFRVFGTRCDISLQGLNIFNNYLIYRVDPVTGRGYVWGQGAFDPNYVHGLNETVRTATVDDPSNYGPGAEWRLQIDFDL, from the coding sequence ATGCCCCTTCGCCTGCGTGGCTTCCTCCTCACGTTGCTGCTCGTGGGCGTCTGCCTGAGCTCACCCGGCCTGGCTCAGGAGAAGAGCACGATCTCGGGGAAGGTCACGGACAAGAAGACCGGGCACGCCCTGCCCTTCGCGACCATCACGGTGGTGGGCGCCCAGCGGGGAGCGCTCTCCGACGCCGAAGGCCAATTCGTAGTGTCGGGAGTTCCGGTCGGCACCTGGGAAGTGCGCGTCCAGTACCTGGGTTATGGCCCGCAGTCGCGTCCCGGCGTCGTGGTCGCCGCCGGAAAGCCGACTCCGGTGGATTTCCAGCTCGAGGAAATCGTCGTCCACCAGGAAAAGGTCGTCGAGGTGACGGCCGAGCGGCAGTTGGTCGAGGTGAAGCAGGCGGCCACGGTTCGCAGCGTCTCCGCCAAGGAGATTCGCAACCTCCCCGTGACCACCGTCGGCGACGTGCTCCAGCAGCAGGCCGGCATCAGCACCGATGCCGAACAGATTCACGTGCGTGGGGGCAGAGCCGACGAGACCATTTTCATGGTCAACGGGGTCGCGAACCGCGACCTGGTGACCGGGCAATCCACCGCCGGGCAGATGAACGCTCGATCGGTCTCGGAGGTCAACGTTTCGACCGGCGCGTACGACGTCAAGTACGGGAACGCGCTCTCGGGCGTGGTCGACATCAAGCTCAAGGAAGGCACCGACAAATTCGAGGGCGGCCTGACCATGGGCGGTGGCAGCTACGGCCAGCGCAACTGGCAGTTGATCGCGGGTGGACCCGATCCGCTCTGGGCGCGCCTGCTCGACATGCTGCACATGAGGCCCCCCGGCAGCATGGCCGCGATTCTCGACCTGTCGGGCTCGACCTACGACACGCGCTACGTCGCCTACATCCCCGGCAGCATCCCGCGCCTCAAGTCGAGCTACGAGGATTCGTTCTTCGGCATTCCCTTTCACTACTCGGACATGTGGGCACCGACGGAAGACAACCGCTGGGCGGCCCGCTACGGCCTCAACTGGAAGCCCAACAGCAGCGACAAGCTCAGCTTCAACTTCTCCAAGCGCATCGCCATCGATCAGGGGTTCAGCCGCACGATCCTGACCGCCAACGGTGATCTCGGCGATCCGGCCTTCCCCTGGCTCTGGGCGCACCGAATCGATCACGCCTCGACCTTTTTCGAGGACAACGTCCAGTCGTCGCTGCTGTGGCGCAGAACCCTGTCGGTCAGCGGCTATACCGAGTTGCAGGTCGCGCACTACTTCTTCGCCCAGCGCCAGGACGTCGGCGGCAAGATGTGGGCCGACGCCAATGGCAACCTGCAGTACGTCGCGCCCGACGACGAAAGCTACTTCCCCAAGGGCGATCCGCGCCGCGACGATGCGTTCTACGACAGCGGCGACAACTACCAGTGGTCCGATCGGCGTACCTCGAGCTGGGGACTGACGTGGGGCTATACCCAGCGTCTGCACCACAACGAGCTCGAAGCCGGGCTCGAGCACCAGTTCCAGACCGTCCAGTACGTCGACATCGAATACCCGTGGGTTTACGACCCCAGTGGACTCGGACAATCCCACGATCTGTGGTCGGTGCACCCCTGGGTGGGCGACGCCTATCTGCGCGACCGTCTCGAGTACGAGGGATTCGTGGCCAACATCGGGGCGCGACTCGACTACTGGATGGTGGGCCGCGAAGCGGAAAGCGCCATGGCCGACACCACCCGGCACAACATTCCAATCAGCGAGCGCAACAGCTTCTACACCGACACCTATTCATTCTACGGCCGCCGCACCAAGGTGCACGTCTCGCCGCGCATCATGGTGGCGCATCCGATCACCGAGAACAGCAGCTTCTTCTTCAACTACGGCGAATTCACGCAAATCCCGTCCTACCGGTACGTCTATTCGAAGCTCGGATCGATCTCGAGCGAGTCGTTCCCGTTGCAAGGCAACCCCAATCTCAACCCGCAGGTCTCGGTGAATCACGAGATCGGAGCCAAGGACCAGTTCCTGCCCAACGCGGCGGCCAATCTGACCTTCTTCGTTCGTGATGTTTACGACTATCCGAGCGCCAATCTGGTGACCCCGCTCACCGGTACCAACCTGCAGGCCTACTTCGTCTACCTGAACGGACATTTTTCGCGTTCCAAAGGGGTCGAGGTCGAGGTCGAGAAACGGCCTTCGAACAACTGGTCGGCGAAGCTCAGCTATTCCTACCAGCAGACCAAGGGAAAGAGTGGCGATCCGAACCAGGACACGGCCCTGCAGGAAATCGGCGGGGCCGCGCTCACCCGGCTCTCGCAGGTGTTCGTGGCCTGGAATCGACCGCACAAGCTGACGGCGAACCTCGACCTTCGATTCAACGACACGCCTCCCAAGGATTTCGAGTTCCTGCGCCGGACCGGCTTCAACGTCTACGTGCAGGGCACCTCGGGACGCGCCTATACGCCCTACGACATCAACGATCAGAACCCGATCGGCCTGCCCTACTCGCAGAACGCCCCATTTCAGATCACGACCGACGTCAAGCTCGATCGCTGGTTCCGGGTGTTTGGAACGCGATGCGATATCAGCCTTCAGGGACTCAACATCTTCAACAACTATCTGATCTACCGCGTCGATCCGGTCACCGGGCGCGGCTACGTCTGGGGGCAGGGCGCGTTCGATCCCAACTACGTGCACGGACTCAACGAGACCGTGCGCACCGCGACCGTGGACGACCCTTCGAACTACGGGCCGGGCGCCGAGTGGAGATTGCAGATTGATTTCGATCTCTGA
- a CDS encoding PorV/PorQ family protein, producing the protein MALAVALLPAGWSSANAQALGSQREGTASGSFLRIGVGARAVGMGETFVAVANDPSAVYWNPAGLASLQRQEIQASHVDWPADVHYDHLTLVIPSRRLGGSIGIQLGVLGTRIDETTELAPFGTGREFSYSDLVTGIAYARRWTDKLLVGAGLKYVREDLGSQVGGAVTNAVLYDVGSIFYLGLGSIRIATALTNFGSELKPSGTYTSPYSGEVRSYDGFDPPMTFRYGLAFEPLENSSQRVTTSFEVTQPADNQQEIKFGLEWGYRKFFALRTGYNANADLMKFSAGAGFDADFASMKGSLDYAYTDAGILGAVQRLSLGLRF; encoded by the coding sequence GTGGCGCTCGCGGTCGCGCTGCTGCCGGCCGGCTGGTCGTCCGCGAACGCGCAGGCGCTGGGGAGCCAGCGCGAGGGAACCGCGTCGGGAAGCTTCCTCCGCATCGGCGTCGGCGCGCGCGCGGTGGGCATGGGGGAGACGTTCGTGGCGGTCGCGAACGACCCCAGCGCGGTCTACTGGAATCCGGCCGGGCTCGCTTCGCTTCAGCGCCAGGAAATCCAGGCCTCTCACGTCGACTGGCCGGCGGACGTTCACTATGACCATCTCACGCTGGTCATTCCCAGCCGGCGGCTCGGCGGCTCGATCGGCATCCAGCTCGGCGTACTGGGCACGCGCATCGACGAAACCACCGAGCTCGCGCCGTTCGGGACCGGCCGCGAATTCTCCTACAGCGATCTGGTCACCGGCATTGCCTACGCCCGCCGCTGGACCGACAAGCTGCTGGTCGGCGCCGGTCTCAAGTACGTCCGGGAGGACCTGGGCTCGCAGGTGGGAGGCGCCGTGACCAACGCGGTCCTCTACGACGTGGGCTCGATCTTCTATCTCGGGCTCGGAAGCATTCGGATCGCGACCGCGCTCACCAACTTCGGGTCCGAGTTGAAGCCGTCCGGCACCTACACTTCGCCCTACAGCGGCGAGGTGCGCTCCTATGATGGCTTCGATCCGCCGATGACGTTCCGCTACGGGCTGGCGTTCGAGCCGCTCGAGAACTCGAGCCAGCGAGTGACGACGTCGTTCGAGGTCACCCAGCCGGCCGACAACCAGCAGGAGATCAAGTTCGGACTCGAATGGGGCTACCGGAAGTTCTTCGCGCTGCGTACCGGATACAACGCCAACGCCGATCTCATGAAGTTCAGCGCCGGCGCCGGATTCGACGCGGACTTCGCTTCGATGAAGGGCTCGCTCGACTACGCCTACACGGATGCCGGCATCCTCGGCGCCGTGCAGAGGTTGTCGCTGGGGCTCCGGTTCTGA